In Rahnella sikkimica, the following are encoded in one genomic region:
- the tssI gene encoding type VI secretion system tip protein TssI/VgrG codes for MPLNGTRFTINVGNTPKGTFAVLNFTLSQRYSELFTLGVVLVSSDPAIGFEKVLDEVATLVIWQGDEIKRRVRGIVTFCEQGDTGKHQTLYRMTIRPNFWRSSLRRNCRSFQNLNISAILQPLLSEMEIVKYDTLFRANHNWREFCVQFMETDFDFISRLAAEEGIFFYEQEYLKANDQKLTFADNCSALSHIGSFPYNPNAASEADTYCVSHFRRSASIRPSEVVTQDYTFTAPNWQAKYQAQPPRMKFQHDLYEIYDYPGRFKDEQHGADFAKYQIEGWRNNADIAVGSSNTPELYPGVCFALSAHPREDLNVNWQVVASDMHGDQPQAWIGNEGQGTTLLNEFEVIPATQTWRAMPHPKPRVDGPQIAIVTGPPGEEIFCDEHGRVRVKFAWDRYNQADNYSSCWIRVSQAWAGTGFGNIAIPRVGQEVIVDFLNGDPDQPIITGRTYHASNRSPGSLPETKTQMAIRSQTYKGSGYNELMFEDATSQELLSMHAQKDMKTKVLNNRMTDVAVDHTETVGKGQTVTVGKEKAAGHDQKTTVTNDREVKVGNDQKLDVAHDHRTTVGNDQHLDVTNDRHAKVGNDQSSEVTGGDTQKVTKSQDIKIGENYTLTVTESLTIKVGECLLKMNKDGTITLNGASVQISGKKKINIFGADIDMD; via the coding sequence ATGCCACTCAACGGAACCCGCTTTACCATCAATGTCGGAAATACCCCCAAAGGCACTTTTGCCGTCCTGAATTTTACCCTTTCCCAACGCTACTCAGAGCTCTTCACGCTGGGTGTCGTGCTGGTCAGCAGCGACCCGGCTATCGGGTTTGAAAAAGTGCTGGATGAAGTGGCGACGCTGGTGATCTGGCAGGGCGATGAGATAAAACGCAGGGTGCGCGGCATCGTCACGTTTTGCGAGCAGGGGGACACCGGCAAACACCAGACCTTGTACCGTATGACCATCCGCCCCAACTTCTGGCGCAGCTCTTTACGTCGCAACTGCCGCAGTTTTCAGAACCTCAATATCTCCGCCATTCTCCAGCCATTGCTCAGCGAAATGGAAATCGTGAAATACGACACGCTGTTTCGAGCTAATCACAACTGGCGCGAGTTTTGTGTCCAGTTTATGGAAACCGATTTTGACTTTATCTCCCGGCTGGCCGCCGAAGAGGGGATTTTCTTTTATGAGCAGGAGTATCTCAAAGCGAATGACCAGAAACTTACCTTTGCGGATAACTGCAGCGCGCTGAGCCATATCGGCTCGTTTCCATATAACCCGAACGCGGCCTCCGAAGCGGATACTTACTGTGTCAGCCACTTTCGCCGCAGCGCCAGTATCAGGCCGTCTGAAGTTGTCACGCAGGATTACACCTTTACCGCGCCCAACTGGCAGGCAAAGTATCAGGCTCAGCCGCCGCGAATGAAGTTTCAGCACGATCTGTATGAAATCTACGATTATCCGGGGCGTTTCAAAGATGAACAGCACGGCGCGGATTTTGCCAAATATCAGATTGAAGGCTGGCGTAACAATGCCGATATCGCGGTGGGCAGCAGCAATACGCCCGAGCTGTATCCCGGTGTCTGCTTTGCCCTGAGCGCCCATCCGCGCGAAGATCTGAACGTGAACTGGCAGGTGGTGGCCAGCGACATGCATGGCGACCAGCCACAGGCATGGATCGGCAACGAAGGCCAGGGCACGACGCTGCTCAATGAATTTGAAGTGATCCCCGCGACCCAGACGTGGCGGGCGATGCCGCATCCCAAACCCCGCGTTGACGGCCCGCAAATCGCCATCGTCACCGGCCCGCCGGGTGAAGAAATTTTCTGCGACGAACACGGTCGCGTGCGGGTGAAGTTCGCGTGGGATCGCTATAACCAGGCCGACAACTACAGTTCCTGTTGGATCCGCGTCTCGCAGGCGTGGGCCGGTACCGGTTTCGGCAATATCGCCATCCCGCGCGTCGGGCAGGAGGTGATTGTCGACTTCCTCAACGGCGACCCGGATCAGCCGATTATCACGGGCCGTACCTATCACGCCAGCAACCGTTCTCCCGGCAGCCTGCCGGAAACCAAAACGCAGATGGCGATCCGCTCACAAACGTATAAAGGCAGCGGTTACAACGAGCTGATGTTCGAGGATGCGACGAGCCAGGAACTCCTGTCGATGCACGCGCAGAAAGACATGAAGACCAAAGTGCTGAACAACCGGATGACGGACGTGGCGGTTGACCATACAGAAACGGTAGGCAAAGGGCAGACGGTGACGGTCGGGAAAGAGAAAGCGGCCGGGCACGACCAAAAAACCACCGTGACGAATGACCGTGAAGTTAAGGTCGGCAATGACCAAAAACTCGATGTTGCTCATGACCACCGCACGACCGTGGGGAATGACCAGCACCTTGATGTGACCAATGACCGCCATGCCAAAGTCGGTAACGACCAAAGCAGCGAGGTTACAGGAGGTGACACTCAAAAAGTCACAAAATCTCAGGACATCAAAATCGGGGAAAACTACACGCTGACGGTAACGGAAAGCCTAACCATAAAAGTCGGGGAATGCCTGCTGAAAATGAATAAGGACGGGACGATCACGTTGAATGGCGCGAGCGTTCAGATCTCAGGGAAAAAGAAAATCAATATTTTCGGTGCTGATATTGATATGGATTAA
- a CDS encoding DUF2169 family type VI secretion system accessory protein: MNITNNTDFPHFQFEKVGYFGELFSVIVVSQTFDLSSDGGICPISEIQRPPVLADTWFGEPEMSSLKTATDLVCKKKRSEIILSGHAWNAAGRASDWQGEFQVGDFRRTISVCGSCEWRYSQGQWELSQPRQTDHVPLHFELASYSEFNPVGRHLPEYGDTQCVFPAPQLSSSPGAVCRSWPSRIRYANGFNSEWQRHTRPFYPDEFDFTFLSCAPPEQQYVGFLKGDEKVVLNGLLPTKAKFTSFLPGIRLLAELYKGVQVPEQRLLLADTLTCYTDDEQLTLIWRLTLPSNGLPDSLILQAHREAAHG; encoded by the coding sequence ATGAACATTACGAATAATACTGATTTTCCGCATTTCCAGTTCGAAAAGGTCGGTTATTTCGGTGAGTTATTTAGCGTAATCGTTGTGAGTCAGACATTCGATCTTTCATCAGATGGCGGTATTTGTCCGATATCTGAAATTCAGCGCCCGCCGGTTCTGGCCGATACCTGGTTTGGTGAACCGGAGATGAGCAGCCTGAAAACGGCTACAGATCTTGTTTGTAAAAAGAAGCGCTCAGAAATTATTTTGTCTGGCCATGCATGGAATGCCGCAGGGCGCGCCAGTGATTGGCAGGGTGAATTTCAGGTGGGGGATTTTCGCAGGACTATTTCTGTCTGCGGTTCGTGCGAATGGCGATATTCACAGGGGCAATGGGAACTGAGCCAACCCAGGCAAACAGACCATGTGCCTCTGCATTTTGAGCTGGCCTCATACAGCGAATTCAACCCGGTTGGAAGGCACTTGCCAGAGTATGGCGACACGCAATGTGTGTTTCCTGCTCCTCAATTATCGTCCTCCCCGGGCGCGGTTTGCCGGAGCTGGCCATCGAGAATTCGTTATGCCAACGGCTTTAATTCAGAGTGGCAAAGGCATACCCGCCCATTTTACCCCGATGAGTTTGATTTTACCTTCCTGAGTTGTGCGCCACCTGAACAGCAATATGTCGGCTTTCTTAAAGGTGATGAGAAAGTTGTTTTAAACGGCCTTCTGCCAACAAAAGCAAAATTTACGAGCTTTCTGCCTGGGATACGTCTGTTGGCGGAGTTGTACAAGGGTGTTCAGGTACCAGAACAACGGTTGTTGCTGGCGGATACGCTCACCTGTTACACCGATGACGAACAACTCACGCTGATATGGCGGCTGACTTTACCGTCGAACGGTCTCCCAGACAGCCTGATATTGCAGGCTCACCGGGAGGCTGCTCATGGCTGA
- a CDS encoding PAAR-like domain-containing protein encodes MAEKHIGSQESKYMVISTAPDVCMVGDTPVPFDSFQDLSHIKSYITNVRARGKPILTVGCEIAGTQSNAGKGISSGTSLGSGDCKIITGVPHIKCKGKPVARQDSLVAMNNGNTVGKLYTQINSANGEIQVTGNLSLWEMMGEAQLQQAEAEVEAARQMPDILEGMGKGFINGWYMLGHMLGKAGMLNGTIEAEQQMAVMNTMGINTSSMEAASELNKVVLEETDTSEPLLELENEAQEVGAKIEAGLELLFLIKGLAQGGVKLVGRGGRSGFKVVDVLDRISLSRNSARKLLKSRGLNKNIQYETINSFDGQIYASKGLKGDVFTITEHVPGSASQVYVTRSSAGLTAPERRAKLALPPSNSATYESNISLTRDQVLLEGKVAPQPQWGEDNVGGGWQVVTAGGKYSGATKRL; translated from the coding sequence ATGGCTGAGAAACACATAGGAAGCCAAGAATCAAAGTATATGGTGATCAGTACTGCACCTGATGTCTGCATGGTAGGAGATACGCCGGTACCGTTCGATAGTTTTCAGGATTTATCGCACATTAAAAGCTACATCACTAATGTCAGGGCGCGCGGTAAACCCATTCTCACGGTAGGCTGTGAGATTGCCGGAACACAAAGCAATGCAGGAAAAGGCATCAGTTCTGGTACGAGTCTTGGCAGTGGCGACTGCAAAATAATCACGGGCGTGCCGCATATTAAATGTAAAGGAAAACCCGTTGCCCGGCAGGATTCGCTGGTTGCTATGAACAACGGCAATACGGTAGGCAAGCTTTACACTCAGATTAACTCAGCCAATGGCGAAATACAGGTAACGGGGAATCTTTCACTGTGGGAAATGATGGGAGAAGCGCAACTGCAGCAGGCAGAAGCGGAGGTGGAAGCTGCCAGGCAAATGCCGGATATATTGGAGGGAATGGGAAAAGGATTTATTAACGGCTGGTATATGCTCGGGCATATGTTGGGAAAGGCCGGAATGTTGAATGGCACGATAGAAGCCGAACAACAAATGGCTGTTATGAATACGATGGGCATCAATACCAGTAGCATGGAAGCTGCCAGTGAATTGAACAAAGTCGTGTTGGAAGAAACAGATACCAGCGAACCGCTTCTGGAACTGGAGAATGAAGCACAGGAAGTGGGAGCTAAAATCGAAGCTGGTTTGGAGTTGCTGTTTTTGATTAAGGGGTTAGCTCAGGGAGGGGTAAAACTTGTTGGGCGGGGTGGTAGGAGTGGGTTTAAGGTTGTTGATGTTTTAGACAGAATTTCATTATCTCGTAATTCGGCAAGGAAATTACTAAAAAGCCGGGGGTTAAACAAAAATATTCAATATGAAACCATTAATAGTTTTGATGGTCAGATATATGCTTCTAAGGGACTTAAAGGTGATGTTTTCACTATAACAGAACATGTACCAGGGAGTGCTTCCCAAGTTTATGTTACCCGCAGTTCTGCAGGATTGACTGCCCCTGAGAGGCGCGCTAAGTTGGCTTTACCTCCGAGTAACTCCGCTACATATGAAAGTAACATTAGCTTAACAAGAGACCAAGTTTTATTAGAGGGTAAAGTAGCTCCTCAGCCACAATGGGGAGAAGATAACGTAGGTGGTGGATGGCAGGTGGTTACTGCGGGTGGAAAATATTCAGGGGCAACGAAAAGATTATGA
- a CDS encoding DUF2185 domain-containing protein — protein MCTDKITVDGLPIMYMYRDEPVNVKDSGWRFFSGTEDSDYMANAGFHSVYDLNTIANYEPAIIPFLNHPVGSEFERSDDKGKFIKIE, from the coding sequence ATCTGCACAGATAAGATAACAGTTGACGGGTTGCCGATAATGTATATGTATCGAGATGAGCCAGTAAATGTGAAGGATAGTGGATGGCGTTTTTTCTCAGGTACTGAGGACAGCGATTATATGGCAAACGCTGGGTTTCATTCTGTATATGACTTGAACACCATAGCAAATTATGAACCTGCTATAATACCATTCTTGAATCATCCGGTAGGAAGTGAATTTGAACGTAGTGATGATAAAGGTAAATTTATAAAAATCGAATGA
- a CDS encoding 6-phospho-beta-glucosidase: MSQQLPKDFLWGGAVAAHQVEGGWNKGGKGVSICDVLSGGAHGVDRVMTDGVLEGYSYPNHEAVDFYSHYKEDIALFAEMGFRCFRTSIAWTRIFPNGDELQPNEAGLQFYDDMFDELLKHNIEPVITLSHFEMPWHLVKEYGGWKNRQVVDFFVRFSQVVMERYKGKVKYWMTFNEINNQRNWKYPLFGYCCSGVVFTEHENPEETMYQVLHHQFVASAKVVKLGHQINPDFQIGCMIAMVPLYPFSCHPDDVMYSVEAMHERFLFSDVHMRGYYPAYALKEWERRGFNIKMEDGDLQALRDGCADYIGLSYYMSNAISAHNPSDDNGLSGFAGSVPNPHVKASDWGWQIDPVGLRYTLNILYERYQKPLFIVENGFGAIDKAGEDGVIHDDYRIAYLKAHIEQMKKAVLEDGVELMGYTPWGCIDCVSFTTGQYSKRYGFIHVDKNDDGTGTMARSKKESFGWYQKVIGSNGEVL, from the coding sequence ATGAGTCAACAGTTACCGAAAGATTTCTTATGGGGCGGCGCAGTTGCGGCACATCAGGTTGAAGGCGGCTGGAATAAAGGCGGCAAAGGCGTGAGCATTTGTGACGTGCTTTCCGGCGGCGCGCACGGCGTCGATCGCGTGATGACCGACGGCGTGCTGGAGGGCTACAGTTACCCTAACCACGAAGCCGTCGATTTTTACTCGCACTACAAAGAAGACATCGCGCTGTTTGCCGAAATGGGCTTCAGGTGTTTTCGCACCTCGATTGCCTGGACGCGCATCTTCCCGAACGGCGACGAATTACAGCCAAACGAAGCCGGTCTGCAATTCTACGACGATATGTTTGATGAACTGCTCAAACATAATATCGAACCGGTGATCACCCTTTCCCACTTCGAAATGCCGTGGCATCTGGTGAAAGAATATGGCGGCTGGAAAAACCGTCAGGTCGTTGATTTCTTTGTACGCTTCAGCCAGGTCGTGATGGAACGCTACAAAGGCAAAGTGAAATACTGGATGACCTTCAACGAGATCAACAACCAGCGCAACTGGAAGTATCCTCTGTTCGGTTATTGCTGCTCCGGCGTGGTGTTCACAGAACACGAAAACCCTGAGGAGACGATGTATCAGGTGCTGCATCACCAGTTTGTGGCGAGCGCCAAAGTGGTCAAACTCGGCCATCAGATCAACCCGGATTTCCAGATTGGCTGCATGATCGCGATGGTGCCGCTGTATCCGTTCTCCTGTCATCCAGATGACGTGATGTATTCAGTTGAAGCGATGCACGAACGCTTCCTGTTCAGCGACGTCCATATGCGCGGTTACTACCCGGCGTATGCGCTGAAAGAATGGGAACGTCGCGGTTTCAACATCAAAATGGAAGACGGCGATTTGCAGGCTTTGCGCGACGGTTGCGCGGATTACATCGGCCTGAGCTACTACATGAGCAACGCGATTTCGGCACATAACCCGAGCGATGACAACGGCTTGTCCGGCTTCGCAGGCAGCGTTCCGAATCCGCACGTAAAAGCCTCCGACTGGGGCTGGCAGATTGACCCGGTCGGCCTGCGTTACACCCTGAACATCCTTTATGAGCGTTATCAGAAACCGCTGTTTATCGTCGAAAACGGTTTTGGTGCCATCGACAAAGCGGGCGAAGACGGCGTCATTCATGATGATTACCGTATCGCTTATCTGAAAGCGCATATCGAGCAGATGAAGAAAGCCGTGCTGGAAGATGGCGTAGAGCTGATGGGGTACACGCCGTGGGGCTGTATCGATTGCGTGTCCTTCACAACCGGCCAGTACAGCAAACGCTACGGCTTTATCCACGTGGATAAAAATGACGACGGCACCGGTACGATGGCGCGCTCTAAAAAAGAGAGCTTCGGCTGGTATCAGAAAGTGATTGGCAGTAACGGGGAAGTGCTTTAG
- a CDS encoding PTS transporter subunit EIIC produces MAIDYAQTAQDIVKYIGGENNVISITHCATRLRFVLKDNSAVDKEELKRVKGVITVIEAGGQMQVVIGNHVSDAYKQVMKLIHIDENAPVSAPNVGIVSRVMDVISSIFTPFLYQLAACGILQGIISFLAAVGIMDASSGTYRILNFVSWTAFTFLPVMIAFTAAKKFNVHPFTAVITACALISPDYMNMLTAFKITSINSADPAMQQLMREAVNNPEIASILTNIAGIPLASPTLDFLGIPVKYLSYTASVIPIILMVWAMSYVERFFNKVLPVVIRNLFTPMFCIAIMVPMTLLVFGPIGNLIGGAIGGVYNYLYHLSPTIAGFVVGAFWQPLVTLGVHWGITPVTVGNYATLGYDTFTGLQASAVFAMTGSMFGVYLKTRNREMKGISLSAGVTGLFGITEPAIYGVALRLKKPFLCSCVAGGIGGAIAGSFNAVSWSYCLPGIAVLPVFFKEGHMPQFLGFLLSITVAFVLGALFTWLVGFKDEPDVAATQKIKAENQRAAQAEMN; encoded by the coding sequence ATGGCTATTGATTACGCTCAGACAGCTCAGGACATTGTTAAATATATTGGCGGTGAAAATAATGTGATTAGCATCACACATTGTGCCACCCGTTTACGTTTCGTTCTGAAAGATAATAGCGCTGTTGATAAAGAAGAATTAAAACGCGTTAAAGGCGTAATCACCGTAATCGAAGCCGGTGGTCAGATGCAGGTAGTTATCGGCAACCACGTCAGCGACGCTTATAAACAGGTCATGAAACTGATCCATATCGATGAAAATGCGCCGGTCTCCGCGCCGAACGTCGGCATCGTCAGCCGGGTGATGGATGTCATTTCCAGCATCTTTACGCCTTTCCTTTATCAGCTCGCCGCCTGCGGTATTTTGCAGGGGATTATTTCCTTCCTCGCGGCTGTCGGGATTATGGATGCAAGCAGCGGCACCTACCGTATTCTTAATTTCGTTTCCTGGACGGCGTTTACCTTCCTGCCGGTCATGATCGCGTTTACGGCAGCAAAAAAATTCAACGTTCATCCGTTTACCGCCGTCATTACGGCCTGTGCGCTGATCAGCCCTGATTACATGAACATGCTGACCGCTTTCAAAATCACCTCGATCAACTCCGCAGACCCGGCCATGCAGCAACTGATGCGCGAAGCCGTGAACAACCCGGAAATCGCCAGCATTCTGACGAATATTGCCGGCATTCCGCTGGCTTCGCCAACGCTCGATTTCCTCGGCATACCGGTGAAATACCTGAGTTATACCGCATCCGTTATTCCGATCATCCTGATGGTCTGGGCGATGTCTTACGTCGAACGCTTCTTCAATAAAGTGTTGCCGGTGGTAATCCGTAACCTGTTCACCCCGATGTTTTGTATCGCCATTATGGTGCCGATGACGCTTCTGGTGTTCGGCCCGATCGGCAACCTGATCGGCGGCGCGATTGGCGGCGTTTACAATTATCTCTATCACCTCAGCCCGACCATTGCCGGTTTCGTTGTGGGGGCATTCTGGCAACCGCTGGTCACACTTGGCGTTCACTGGGGCATTACGCCGGTTACCGTCGGCAACTACGCCACGCTCGGTTACGACACCTTTACCGGCCTGCAAGCCTCTGCCGTATTCGCGATGACCGGCAGCATGTTTGGCGTTTACCTCAAAACCCGCAACCGTGAAATGAAAGGGATTTCCCTTTCCGCTGGTGTCACTGGCCTGTTCGGGATTACTGAACCCGCCATTTACGGTGTGGCCCTGCGTCTCAAAAAACCGTTCCTGTGCAGCTGCGTTGCGGGGGGTATCGGCGGTGCGATTGCCGGTTCTTTCAACGCCGTCTCATGGAGTTATTGCCTGCCGGGCATTGCGGTATTGCCGGTGTTCTTCAAAGAGGGCCACATGCCGCAGTTCCTCGGTTTCCTGCTGTCGATAACCGTCGCCTTTGTGCTCGGCGCCCTGTTTACCTGGCTGGTCGGTTTCAAAGATGAGCCCGATGTCGCGGCCACGCAAAAGATCAAGGCTGAAAATCAGCGCGCCGCACAGGCAGAAATGAATTAA
- a CDS encoding MurR/RpiR family transcriptional regulator, with product MFTHKAISALNELELTVYNYIVKNGDKVMYMTIRELADAAGVSTTTVLRFCKKMDCDGYSEFRIRFKLFLEHEEKPPVSFGISEIISYFKSINNSEFDELLDEAAKRISDAQRIIFVGVGTSGSLGKYSARFFSNVGKFSTFIDDPYFPINSDMYKDAIAIILSVSGETEEVIRFATQFSQHNCQIISLTNSENSTLARMADLNISYHMPQIVLEGQYNITTQIPVLYIIETIGKKLPLIKRDSAQ from the coding sequence ATGTTCACACACAAAGCCATTTCAGCGTTAAACGAACTGGAACTGACGGTTTATAACTACATCGTCAAAAATGGCGACAAAGTGATGTACATGACCATCCGTGAGCTGGCGGATGCCGCCGGGGTCTCCACCACCACGGTTCTGCGTTTTTGCAAAAAAATGGATTGCGACGGATATTCTGAGTTTCGTATCCGTTTTAAATTGTTTCTGGAACATGAAGAAAAACCGCCGGTCTCCTTTGGTATCAGTGAAATCATCAGCTATTTCAAAAGTATTAATAACAGCGAATTTGATGAGTTATTAGATGAGGCGGCAAAAAGAATCTCCGACGCGCAGCGAATTATATTTGTCGGTGTTGGAACCTCAGGTTCATTAGGGAAATACAGCGCACGTTTTTTCTCTAATGTCGGTAAATTCAGCACTTTTATTGACGATCCTTATTTCCCGATTAACAGTGATATGTATAAAGACGCCATCGCTATTATTCTTTCTGTCTCCGGGGAGACGGAGGAAGTAATACGGTTCGCCACACAGTTCAGCCAGCACAACTGCCAGATCATTAGCCTGACGAACAGCGAGAACTCAACGCTGGCGCGCATGGCAGACCTCAACATCTCCTACCACATGCCGCAAATTGTATTAGAAGGTCAGTATAATATTACGACGCAGATCCCCGTGCTTTATATTATCGAGACAATCGGAAAGAAATTACCTTTAATAAAACGTGACTCAGCGCAATGA
- a CDS encoding GNAT family N-acetyltransferase: MTTSLPVSVLVRPIRPEDNAAIAHVIRHVSAEFGLTADKGYTVADPNLDHLYESYSQPRCAYWVVEVDGQVAGGGGVAPLSGGEEDLCELQKMYFLPSLRGQGLAKRLALQAIEHARQNGFARCYLETTASLTQAIALYERLGFQHIEGSLGNTGHVDCEVTMLKYL, from the coding sequence ATGACGACCTCCCTTCCTGTCAGCGTGCTGGTACGCCCGATTCGCCCTGAAGATAACGCGGCTATCGCACACGTGATCCGCCATGTATCGGCTGAATTTGGCCTGACTGCCGATAAAGGCTATACCGTAGCAGACCCGAATTTGGATCATCTGTATGAAAGCTACAGTCAGCCACGTTGCGCTTACTGGGTAGTGGAAGTCGACGGCCAGGTTGCGGGCGGCGGCGGCGTGGCACCGCTTTCTGGCGGCGAAGAGGATTTGTGCGAACTGCAAAAAATGTATTTCCTGCCTTCGCTTCGCGGTCAGGGGCTGGCAAAACGACTGGCGTTACAGGCTATTGAACATGCACGCCAGAACGGATTTGCGCGATGCTATCTGGAAACGACCGCCAGCCTGACGCAGGCGATCGCGCTGTATGAGCGTCTGGGTTTTCAACATATTGAAGGTTCACTGGGCAACACCGGGCATGTCGATTGTGAAGTGACAATGTTAAAATACCTCTGA